One Benincasa hispida cultivar B227 chromosome 5, ASM972705v1, whole genome shotgun sequence genomic window carries:
- the LOC120078381 gene encoding exopolygalacturonase clone GBGA483-like, giving the protein MSSPTISRSTTVIFFFFLGLITNAQAADFHVKRYGARANGNSDDSQAIMKAWKDACMSTKPSKVVIPGGRYVVDSMKFQGPCMAPIHVQVEGRLQAPTNIKKMRSDDTWIAFQYINGLTLSGSGTFDGRGSLAWKQNECASSGKCSSLPISLRFFSLNNSLIKDITSTDSKFFHMNVHNCRNVTLQNINIDAPGDSPNTDGIHIGGSSGVTIRNARIKTGDDCVSIGDGSQQINVEKVTCGPGHGISIGSLGKYKNEKPVSGVTVRNCTISNTMFGVRIKTWPDSTKGIATNMQFEGIVMNNVGTPILIDQQYCPYGLCKHQIPSRVKISNVGFKNIRGTSTAQVALKLVCSRGYPCKNVKLSNINLKYSGTNGTAISECSNVKPALSGRVVPPACTRAFAA; this is encoded by the exons ATGTCTTCACCAACAATCTCAAGATCAACCAcagtcatcttcttcttctttcttggTCTCATCACAAATGCCCAAGCTGCTGATTTCCATGTCAAAAGATATGGAGCAAGAGCCAACGGAAATTCAGACGATAGTCAG GCCATAATGAAAGCTTGGAAGGATGCTTGTATGTCAACAAAGCCAAGCAAAGTAGTGATACCAGGAGGAAGATATGTAGTGGATTCAATGAAGTTTCAAGGGCCATGTATGGCTCCCATTCATGTTCAAGTGGAGGGAAGATTGCAAGCTCCaaccaatattaaaaaaatgagatCTGATGACACTTGGATTGCCTTTCAGTACATTAATGGCTTAACTCTCTCTGGAAGTGGCACTTTTGATGGCAGAGGATCTCTTGCTTGGAAGCAAAATGAATGTGCTTCTTCTGGCAAATGCAGCTCTCTCCCTATT AGCTTGAGATTCTTCAGCCTCAACAACAGTTTAATCAAAGACATAACTTCAACAGACAGCAAATTCTTCCACATGAATGTGCACAACTGCAGGAATGTGACCCTTCAAAACATCAACATCGACGCCCCTGGCGACAGTCCGAACACAGATGGAATCCATATCGGTGGATCGAGTGGGGTGACTATAAGAAATGCTAGGATCAAAACTGGCGACGATTGCGTGTCGATTGGGGATGGAAGCCAACAAATTAATGTGGAGAAAGTAACATGTGGACCTGGACATGGAATCAGCATTGGAAGCCTTGGAAAGTACAAAAATGAGAAACCTGTGTCTGGAGTCACTGTGAGAAATTGCACAATTTCAAACACAATGTTTGGAGTTAGAATCAAAACATGGCCAGATTCTACCAAAGGAATTGCTACCAATATGCAATTTGAAGGGATTGTCATGAACAATGTGGGCACTCCCATTCTAATTGACCAACAATATTGCCCTTATGGATTGTGCAAACACCAG ATTCCATCGAGAGTTAAAATAAGCAACGTGGGATTCAAGAACATAAGAGGAACATCTACAGCTCAAGTAGCTTTAAAGCTTGTATGTAGCAGAGGGTATCCTTGCAAGAATGTGAAGCTATCAAACATAAACTTGAAATACAGTGGCACCAATGGCACAGCCATTTCAGAATGTTCCAATGTTAAGCCTGCCCTTTCTGGAAGAGTAGTCCCACCAGCCTGCACTAGGGCTTTTGCAGCTTGA
- the LOC120078312 gene encoding threonine--tRNA ligase, chloroplastic/mitochondrial 2, with protein MFVLQRMATTTGLLLHPPLVRPTSPNVSAPRFFLTVATQFAGNRDKSLFPRKKSNGFSTSIAVATDSSAPSISTQNEDLVDTHEDQTEKIVLPTNESSEKLLRIRHTCAHVMAMAVQKLFPDAKVTIGPWIENGFYYDFDMEPLGDKDLKKIKKEMERIISRNLPLVREEVSRDEAQRRIEAINEPYKMEILESIKEDPITIYHIGNEWWDLCAGPHVESTGKINKRAVELETVAGAYWRGDEKNPMLQRIYGTAWETEEQLKAYLHFKEEAKRRDHRRLGKDLDLFSIQDDAGGGLVFWHPKGAVVRSIIEDLWKKLHRERGYDLLYTPHVAKAELWKTSGHSDFYGENMYNQMDVEDELYQLRPMNCPYHILFYKRRLTSYQDFPIRVAELGTVYRYELSGSLHGLFRVRGFTQDDAHIFCLDDQIKDEIRGVLDLTEELLLQFGFNKFEVNLSTRPPKSVGNDEIWEKATSALKDALSDKGWGYQIDDGGGAFYGPKIDIKIEDALGRKWQCSTIQVDFNLPQRFDITYVNSNSEKRRPIMIHRAVLGSLERFFGILIENYAGDFPLWLSPIQVRVLPVTDAQISYCKEVAEKLRAIGIRAEVCQGERLPKLIRNAETQKIPLMAVVGAKEVETQTVTVRSRFGGEIGTITVDDFVGRIKYASENRTPF; from the exons ATGTTTGTTCTTCAAAGAATGGCGACTACCACTGGGTTACTCTTACACCCTCCTCTCGTAAGACCCACTTCGCCCAATGTCTCTGCACCTCGTTTCTTCCTTACAGTTGCAACCCAATTTGCAGGAAACAGGGACAAATCTCTTTTCCCTCGCAAGAAGTCCAATGGGTTTTCCACTTCCATTGCTGTGGCTACTGATTCCTCAGCACCGTCAATTTCGACCCAGAACGAGGATTTGGTGGATACGCACGAGGACCAAACCGAGAAGATTGTTCTTCCAACTAATGAATCCTCTGAGAAGCTTCTCAGAATTCGTCACACG TGTGCTCATGTAATGGCCATGGCTGTTCAGAAGCTCTTTCCAGATGCTAAAGTCACAATTGGACCATGGATAGAAAATGGGTTTTACTATGATTTTGATATGGAGCCCTTGGGAGATAAagatttgaagaaaatcaaGAAGGAGATG GAACGCATTATTAGCAGAAACTTACCACTTGTAAGAGAAGAAGTTTCAAGGGATGAAGCTCAAAGAAGAATTGAGGCAATCAATGAACCTTACAAGATGGAGATTTTGGAAAGCATAAAGGAGGATCCCATAACCATCTATCATATTG GAAATGAATGGTGGGACCTTTGTGCTGGCCCCCATGTTGAATCTACTGGGAAAATCAACAAAAGAGCTGTTGAACTTGAAACAGTTGCTGGTGCCTACTGGAGAGGAGATGAGAAGAATCCAATGCTACAGAGGATATACGGCACTGCTTGGGAGACAGAAGAACAATTAAAAGCATACCTTCACTTCAAAGAGGAGGCCAAACGTCGTGACCACAGACGGCTTGGGAAAGATCTTGATCTATTTTCCATTCAG GATGATGCTGGGGGAGGTTTGGTATTCTGGCATCCAAAGGGTGCTGTCGTGAGGAGCATAATAGAAGATTTATGGAAGAAATTGCACAGGGAACGTGGTTATGATCTGCTATATACACCACATGTGGCGAAAGCAGAGCTTTGGAAAACCAGTGGTCATTCAGACTTCTATggagaaaatatgtacaatcAGATGGATGTTGAGGACGAGCTTTATCAACTTCGACCTATGAATTGCCCCTACCATATTCTATTTTACAAAAGGAGGCTCACCTCCTATCAAGATTTTCCTATTAGAGTCGCAGAATTGGGGACGGTATATAGATATGAGCTGTCCGGTAGCTTGCACGGTCTTTTCCGTGTCAGAGGTTTTACCCAG GATGATGCTCACATATTTTGTTTGGATGATCAAATCAAAGATGAAATTAGAGGTGTCCTAGATCTAACAGAAGAGTTATTACTTCAATTTGGTTTTAACAAATTTGAAGTCAATCTCTCTACTAGACCACCAAAATCAGTGGGGAATGATGAGATCTGGGAGAAAGCAACATCTGCTCTTAAAGATGCTCTAAGTGACAAGGGGTGGGGCTATCAAATTGATGATGGTGGTGGAGCCTTTTACGGACCGAAAATTGATATTAAGATTGAGGATGCGTTGGGAAGGAAGTGGCAATGTTCAACTATACAG GTTGATTTCAATCTACCTCAGCGTTTTGACATCACATATGTCAATTCGAACTCTGAAAAGAGGAGACCTATCATGATCCATCGTGCAGTTCTGGGATCCCTGGAGCGATTCTTTGGTATTCTAATAGAAAATTATGCTGGGGACTTCCCATTATGGCTTTCTCCAATCCAAGTTCGAGTTTTGCCCGTAACAGATGCCCAG ATCTCTTACTGCAAAGAGGTGGCCGAAAAACTCAGAGCCATTGGCATTCGAGCTGAAGTCTGTCAAGGCGAGCGGTTGCCCAAGCTTATTAGAAATGCAGAGACCCAAAAAATACCGTTGATGGCAGTTGTTGGTGCCAAGGAAGTCGAGACGCAAACTGTGACAGTGAGATCAAGGTTTGGTGGGGAGATAGGGACCATAACAGTTGATGATTTTGTTGGAAGAATCAAATATGCCTCAGAGAATAGAACACCATTTTGA
- the LOC120077209 gene encoding putative MO25-like protein At5g47540 isoform X1 yields the protein MPNKTGTQRRPFLLFPRLHLPIVTPEIVSSKKNKDQRTPPKFITTHLHIMKGLFKPKTRSPVELVRYAHELLLFIDRNEEVREQKRAEKMSELNKTISQMRTVLYGNAEGEPSPDACSQLTQEFFKENMFRLFIACIPKLNSGLRQCATHVLANLQRQQVKSRIIASEYLENNMDIMDILIPGYEDSDIALTYGAIARECIRHQCVARYVLESVHMKKFFDYIQNPIFYVASDASATFRKLLTRHKSTVAAFLTKNYDWFFKEYNMQLLESTNYITKRHAVKLLGDILLDNSNSAVMVQYVSSLDNMRILMNLLRDPNKTIQRDAFDVFKLFVANKNKPPEITSILVANRTKLLRFLNDLKPDKVNEGFEEDKAQIIREISILESSDPSSSEMENSFHANTSRKVW from the exons ATGCCCAACAAAACCGGTACACAACGACGCCCCTTTCTTCTCTTCCCCCGTCTCCATCTCCCCATTGTCACCCCAGAAATTGTATCTTCTAAGAAGAACAAAGATCAACGAACCCCACCAAAATTCATCACAACCCATTTACACATCATGAAAGGGCTTTTCAAACCTAAGACACGATCGCCGGTGGAGCTCGTCCGGTACGCGCATGAGCTTCTTCTCTTCATTGACCGGAACGAGGAGGTTCGTGAACAAAAACGGGCAGAGAAG ATGTCTGAACTGAACAAAACCATCTCACAAATGAGAACGGTTCTTTATGGAAATGCTGAAGGAGAACCAAGTCCAGATGCTTGTTCTCAGTTGACTCAAGAGTTCTTCAAGGAGAATATGTTTCGCCTTTTTATCGCTTGCATTCCGAAGCTGAACTCAGGG CTGCGACAATGTGCGACTCATGTTCTTGCCAATCTGCAGAGGCAACAGGTTAAGTCGCGGATAATTGCCTCTGAGTATTTGGAAAACAACATGGATATTATGGACATTCTTATACCAGG GTACGAAGATAGCGACATTGCTTTAACTTATGGCGCAATTGCGAGAGAATGCATCCGACACCAATGCGTTGCTAG GTATGTCCTAGAATCAGTGcatatgaagaagttctttgATTACATTCAAAATCCAATATTTTACGTAGCATCAGATGCTTCTGCAACATTTAGA AAACTTTTGACAAGGCATAAGTCTACTGTTGCTGCATTTCTTACCAAAAATTATGACTGG TTCTTCAAAGAGTACAATATGCAATTGCTGGAATCGACCAATTACATCACCAAACGACATGCTGTGAAG TTGTTGGGCGATATACTACTTGATAATTCCAACTCAGCTGTGATGGTTCAATATGTGAGCTCATTAGATAACATGAGGATCTTGATGAACCTTCTTAGG GATCCAAACAAGACAATACAACGAGACGCGTTTGATGTATTCAAG CTATTTGTTGCAAATAAAAACAAGCCTCCAGAAATCACTAGTATACTTGTTGCAAATAGAACCAAACTCCTTCGTTTTCTCAACGATCTTAAACCAGATAAAG TAAATGAAGGGTTTGAAGAAGATAAAGCTCAGATTATAAGAGAGATCTCCATTCTCGAATCGAGTGATCCCTCATCCTCAGAGATGGAAAACT
- the LOC120077209 gene encoding putative MO25-like protein At5g47540 isoform X2, with product MPNKTGTQRRPFLLFPRLHLPIVTPEIVSSKKNKDQRTPPKFITTHLHIMKGLFKPKTRSPVELVRYAHELLLFIDRNEEVREQKRAEKMSELNKTISQMRTVLYGNAEGEPSPDACSQLTQEFFKENMFRLFIACIPKLNSGRQQVKSRIIASEYLENNMDIMDILIPGYEDSDIALTYGAIARECIRHQCVARYVLESVHMKKFFDYIQNPIFYVASDASATFRKLLTRHKSTVAAFLTKNYDWFFKEYNMQLLESTNYITKRHAVKLLGDILLDNSNSAVMVQYVSSLDNMRILMNLLRDPNKTIQRDAFDVFKLFVANKNKPPEITSILVANRTKLLRFLNDLKPDKVNEGFEEDKAQIIREISILESSDPSSSEMENSFHANTSRKVW from the exons ATGCCCAACAAAACCGGTACACAACGACGCCCCTTTCTTCTCTTCCCCCGTCTCCATCTCCCCATTGTCACCCCAGAAATTGTATCTTCTAAGAAGAACAAAGATCAACGAACCCCACCAAAATTCATCACAACCCATTTACACATCATGAAAGGGCTTTTCAAACCTAAGACACGATCGCCGGTGGAGCTCGTCCGGTACGCGCATGAGCTTCTTCTCTTCATTGACCGGAACGAGGAGGTTCGTGAACAAAAACGGGCAGAGAAG ATGTCTGAACTGAACAAAACCATCTCACAAATGAGAACGGTTCTTTATGGAAATGCTGAAGGAGAACCAAGTCCAGATGCTTGTTCTCAGTTGACTCAAGAGTTCTTCAAGGAGAATATGTTTCGCCTTTTTATCGCTTGCATTCCGAAGCTGAACTCAGGG AGGCAACAGGTTAAGTCGCGGATAATTGCCTCTGAGTATTTGGAAAACAACATGGATATTATGGACATTCTTATACCAGG GTACGAAGATAGCGACATTGCTTTAACTTATGGCGCAATTGCGAGAGAATGCATCCGACACCAATGCGTTGCTAG GTATGTCCTAGAATCAGTGcatatgaagaagttctttgATTACATTCAAAATCCAATATTTTACGTAGCATCAGATGCTTCTGCAACATTTAGA AAACTTTTGACAAGGCATAAGTCTACTGTTGCTGCATTTCTTACCAAAAATTATGACTGG TTCTTCAAAGAGTACAATATGCAATTGCTGGAATCGACCAATTACATCACCAAACGACATGCTGTGAAG TTGTTGGGCGATATACTACTTGATAATTCCAACTCAGCTGTGATGGTTCAATATGTGAGCTCATTAGATAACATGAGGATCTTGATGAACCTTCTTAGG GATCCAAACAAGACAATACAACGAGACGCGTTTGATGTATTCAAG CTATTTGTTGCAAATAAAAACAAGCCTCCAGAAATCACTAGTATACTTGTTGCAAATAGAACCAAACTCCTTCGTTTTCTCAACGATCTTAAACCAGATAAAG TAAATGAAGGGTTTGAAGAAGATAAAGCTCAGATTATAAGAGAGATCTCCATTCTCGAATCGAGTGATCCCTCATCCTCAGAGATGGAAAACT
- the LOC120077378 gene encoding uncharacterized protein LOC120077378 has protein sequence MNEAIQKMRARMQTTQSRQKSYVDVRRKNLEFQIGVKVFLKVAPMKGILRFGRKGKLSLRFIGIFEVLEWVGPVAYRLALPPALSSIHNVFHVSMLRKYVADPSHVVNFEPLQLNDNLSYEEKPVEILAREVKTLHRREIAFVKVLW, from the coding sequence ATGAATGAGGCAATACAAAAGATGAGGGCTCGTATGCAAACGACTCAGagcagacagaagagctatgtCGATGTAAGACGTAAGAACCTGGAATTTCAGATTGGtgtgaaagtgttcttaaaggtggcacccatgaaaggtATTCTGAGGTTTGGCAGGAAGGGGAAATTGAGTCTGAGATTCATTGGAATTTTTGAGGTCCTAGAGTGGGTTGGCCCTGTAGCTTACCGATTGGCATTGCCCCCAGCACTGTCTTCaattcataatgtcttccatgtttcgatgctaaggaagtatgtgGCAGACCCATCCCATGTAGTTAACTTCGAGCCCTTgcagttgaatgacaacttgagctacgaaGAGAAGCCTGTAGAGATCCTCGCCAGAGAAGTAAAGACATTGCACCGCAGGGAAATTGCTTTTGTGAAAGTTTTGTGGTAG